Sequence from the Nocardia brasiliensis genome:
CGGCCACCGCGCGGCGCAGCAGCTCGTGCATCGGAGCGTGCCAGGACATGTCCACCCCGGATTCCCGGCCGATCCGCACGTCGTCGTCGATGGCGGTGTGGAACAGCGCGATCGAGGAGCCGAGACGGGTGTAGTCCTTGCTGTCGATCTCGTCGGCGACGACCGGCAGGATCGACGCGATCATCGCTAGCCATTTGACCGAGTACGGCACCATCGACTGAGCCGGGAGGCCGCGCCCGGCCAGTATCGCCGCGCCTTCGAAGAAGCCGAGCAGCGCGGGCAGCAGGGTCGCGCCGACCGCGGACTCGAACAGTGCCGCCAGATCCGGCTCGGCGCCCAGATGAACGACTTCGCCACCCAGCACCCGCAGGGTCCGCACGTGCTCGTCGAATACGGCGCGGGCACCGCCGAAATACAGCAGCGTGTCCGGCTCCCCGATCGCCGACGGCACGTTCTTGATCGCACCG
This genomic interval carries:
- a CDS encoding NAD(P)-dependent oxidoreductase is translated as MIEHRMPVTVLGTGSMGAALAAAFVAAKHPTTVWNRSPRRAAALVAVGARQHLVPADAVAASPLIICAMTTFAATREVLAAAESELAGRTVVTMNSGIPPEAREFAQWVGERGARFLGGAIKNVPSAIGEPDTLLYFGGARAVFDEHVRTLRVLGGEVVHLGAEPDLAALFESAVGATLLPALLGFFEGAAILAGRGLPAQSMVPYSVKWLAMIASILPVVADEIDSKDYTRLGSSIALFHTAIDDDVRIGRESGVDMSWHAPMHELLRRAVADGRSAQSITALIELLRVDQGHLTV